In Candidatus Margulisiibacteriota bacterium, a single window of DNA contains:
- a CDS encoding RluA family pseudouridine synthase, translating to MQKKEFNEQGSIRLDVWLSKQTEKSRSFIKNCCESNKVFINNRPVKVSRLLKPGDVVQYDLSEEPLLLTPSAIELDIVYEDESLIVINKPSGLTVHPGAGNKTETLVNALLYYNQSLSTFGGLDRPGIVHRLDKDTSGLLVVAKNNSIHEKLAAQFKSRLVKKKYVALLYGYLKEKSGTIELPIGRNPHNYKKFMVNLQKGRAAVTEYIVLKEANEKSLVDITLHTGRTHQIRVHFSYLNHPLVGDSLYGKQSAGKQLLHAYCLGFYHPLHKGWVEFKTNFPSWANLKSF from the coding sequence ATGCAAAAAAAGGAGTTTAACGAACAGGGATCAATCCGCCTTGATGTTTGGCTTAGCAAACAGACCGAGAAAAGCCGTTCTTTTATTAAAAATTGTTGTGAATCAAATAAGGTTTTTATTAATAACCGTCCGGTAAAGGTCAGTCGTTTATTAAAGCCTGGGGATGTTGTTCAATATGACCTGTCAGAAGAACCCCTTCTTCTAACCCCTTCGGCAATAGAGCTGGATATTGTTTACGAAGATGAATCACTAATTGTTATTAATAAACCTTCCGGTTTAACTGTTCATCCGGGAGCTGGCAATAAAACCGAGACCCTTGTAAACGCGCTTCTCTATTATAACCAGAGCCTGTCAACCTTCGGCGGGCTGGATCGACCGGGAATTGTTCATCGTCTGGATAAAGATACGTCCGGCCTGTTGGTTGTTGCAAAAAATAATTCCATTCATGAAAAACTCGCCGCGCAATTCAAAAGTCGTCTGGTGAAAAAAAAATATGTAGCACTGCTTTATGGTTATTTAAAAGAAAAAAGCGGTACTATTGAGCTGCCTATCGGCCGCAACCCTCACAATTATAAAAAATTTATGGTCAATTTACAAAAAGGCAGAGCAGCTGTAACTGAATATATAGTTTTAAAAGAAGCCAACGAAAAAAGCCTGGTGGATATAACGCTGCATACCGGAAGAACTCATCAGATAAGAGTTCACTTCAGCTATCTGAACCATCCTCTGGTAGGGGATTCGTTATATGGGAAACAATCAGCAGGAAAGCAACTGCTTCATGCCTATTGTCTGGGCTTTTATCATCCCCTGCACAAAGGGTGGGTAGAATTTAAAACCAATTTTCCATCCTGGGCCAATTTAAAATCCTTCTAA
- a CDS encoding YggS family pyridoxal phosphate-dependent enzyme yields MFYSDNIKKVKDIISQNKVVPEVTLIGVTKTLSTEQTEQAIQSGLQHIGENRLQIAEPKIMALANRYKVTWHFIGTIQKNKAKKIVQLFHVIHSVNSWDILASLNNYAKELNVKPDILLQVNVSGEKSKQGFSANEIRLTIRSVYDYSNVNFIGYMTMAPYTNDEDYLHSIFKQLKDLAEELKESGINYQHLSMGMSNDFIVALKDGATMVRLGTILFS; encoded by the coding sequence ATGTTCTATAGTGATAATATTAAAAAAGTTAAGGATATCATATCCCAAAATAAGGTTGTGCCCGAGGTAACTTTAATTGGAGTAACAAAAACGTTGTCCACAGAGCAAACCGAGCAGGCCATTCAGTCCGGGCTTCAACATATTGGAGAAAATCGGCTACAAATAGCTGAGCCTAAAATTATGGCTCTGGCTAATAGATATAAGGTTACCTGGCATTTCATCGGTACAATTCAAAAAAATAAAGCAAAAAAAATTGTTCAGCTGTTTCATGTTATCCACTCGGTAAATAGCTGGGATATATTAGCGTCCCTTAATAATTACGCGAAAGAATTGAATGTGAAACCTGACATTCTCTTGCAGGTCAATGTTTCCGGAGAAAAAAGCAAACAGGGTTTTTCAGCCAATGAAATAAGGCTTACTATTCGTTCTGTATACGATTATTCCAATGTGAACTTTATCGGTTATATGACAATGGCGCCCTATACCAATGATGAAGATTATTTACATTCAATCTTCAAACAATTAAAGGATCTTGCTGAAGAATTAAAAGAATCCGGCATCAATTACCAGCACTTATCAATGGGAATGAGTAACGATTTTATTGTAGCCCTCAAGGATGGGGCGACTATGGTCCGGTTAGGGACCATATTATTTTCTTAA
- a CDS encoding DUF167 family protein: MQTKPKLLHVKTITNAKKCEIIYENEDHLKIKLNIIPEKGKANKKIIDILAKQLKIPKKKLKIISGELSHNKILAIEDFIKPLQDFFN; the protein is encoded by the coding sequence GTGCAGACCAAGCCCAAGCTTTTACACGTAAAAACAATAACCAATGCGAAAAAATGTGAAATTATTTATGAAAATGAAGATCATTTAAAAATAAAACTAAATATTATCCCTGAAAAGGGTAAGGCAAACAAAAAAATAATTGATATACTGGCAAAACAATTGAAAATTCCCAAAAAAAAGTTGAAAATTATAAGTGGGGAATTAAGTCACAATAAAATTTTGGCTATTGAAGATTTTATTAAGCCCCTGCAAGACTTTTTTAATTGA
- the lspA gene encoding signal peptidase II produces MKILFLLLLALDQLIKRLFLFHQHFNYQNLVLVKNSGIAFGLFQNSTFFIILLNLIIIQFIIFFRKALFYDSTLKKLAFVFILAGGFGNLIDRCLLGFVVDFIAILNFPVFNIADVYINIGIVLLFISYLRNAKKGV; encoded by the coding sequence ATGAAAATTCTTTTTCTGTTACTTTTGGCGCTTGATCAACTGATCAAGCGCTTGTTTCTGTTCCACCAACACTTTAATTACCAAAATCTGGTTTTGGTAAAAAACTCTGGTATTGCTTTCGGTTTATTTCAAAATAGTACGTTTTTTATTATTCTTTTGAATCTGATCATTATCCAGTTTATTATCTTTTTTCGTAAAGCACTTTTTTATGACTCTACCCTAAAAAAACTGGCATTTGTCTTTATTCTCGCAGGTGGTTTTGGGAATCTTATAGACAGATGTCTGCTGGGGTTTGTTGTTGATTTTATTGCTATCTTAAACTTTCCTGTTTTTAATATTGCCGATGTTTATATAAACATCGGTATTGTGCTGCTATTTATAAGCTATTTACGAAATGCAAAAAAAGGAGTTTAA
- the proC gene encoding pyrroline-5-carboxylate reductase yields the protein MNKQKKICFIGAGNMGEALIKGLGRDKSAFQIGIFDTNKERTAVIKKNYKVAILKTVLEINEYEICILAIKPQTVHEVIGELSSFLKKNVLLVSIAAGLTIGFYKKYFPQNRIARVMPNTPALINQGMSGICFSADCSLQHKKIVSKIFENVGDILPIEEKLMNSVTALSGSGPAYFFYFADVFAREALEIGLNYNDALHLISKTMLGAAQMILRNKQTPAELVSMVTSPKGTTEAALKVLQASEISAIIKDTLLGAKKRAEELSKNI from the coding sequence TTGAATAAACAGAAAAAAATCTGCTTTATCGGTGCGGGCAATATGGGTGAGGCTCTTATAAAAGGCCTTGGTAGGGATAAGTCTGCTTTTCAGATAGGAATATTTGATACCAACAAGGAACGCACTGCTGTTATTAAAAAAAATTATAAGGTAGCTATACTGAAAACTGTTCTGGAAATCAATGAATATGAAATTTGTATCCTGGCCATCAAGCCACAGACTGTTCATGAGGTTATCGGGGAGTTATCTTCATTTTTAAAAAAAAATGTGCTTCTGGTTTCAATTGCTGCAGGTTTAACAATTGGTTTTTACAAAAAGTATTTCCCCCAAAATAGAATTGCCCGTGTGATGCCAAACACTCCTGCCCTGATTAACCAGGGGATGAGCGGAATATGTTTTTCAGCAGACTGTTCCTTGCAACATAAAAAAATCGTCTCCAAAATTTTTGAAAATGTTGGGGATATTCTGCCTATAGAAGAAAAACTGATGAACAGCGTAACCGCACTAAGTGGCAGTGGGCCTGCCTATTTCTTTTATTTCGCCGATGTTTTTGCCAGGGAGGCCCTGGAAATAGGCTTAAATTATAATGATGCCCTGCATTTAATCAGCAAAACCATGCTGGGTGCTGCTCAGATGATTTTACGGAACAAACAGACACCGGCAGAGCTAGTCTCTATGGTGACTTCACCAAAGGGTACCACTGAGGCTGCCTTAAAAGTATTACAAGCGAGTGAAATTTCTGCTATAATAAAAGACACCTTATTGGGGGCGAAGAAACGGGCAGAAGAATTAAGTAAGAATATATAA
- a CDS encoding YggT family protein, translated as MTVQIISFAFQIYEFLLVFRIILTWLPHDYNHPLVRGLGKVTDPYLEMFRSLPLQFGGFDFSPIVAFFVLDFIRQLVLRLFVF; from the coding sequence ATGACCGTTCAAATAATATCTTTTGCTTTTCAGATTTACGAATTCCTGCTGGTATTCAGGATTATTCTTACTTGGTTGCCGCACGATTACAATCACCCTCTGGTTCGTGGTCTTGGCAAAGTTACGGATCCATATCTGGAAATGTTTCGCTCCTTGCCATTACAGTTCGGGGGGTTTGATTTTTCGCCGATAGTCGCATTTTTTGTATTAGACTTTATCAGGCAACTTGTTCTCAGGTTGTTTGTTTTTTAG
- a CDS encoding cell division protein SepF, which yields MVNAQKNMFEKFKVFLGLEDSESVNGPAEQTGRKSNQKNASTISLSYFKKGFSEVKIISPKKYSDALNIANLLKEETPMIVNFQYLDSMNMKRFMDFISGTIYSLNGHLARLTDNIIMLTPAKIIITEDQPEKTVETLKNNANEEIVVSLINNN from the coding sequence ATGGTAAACGCTCAAAAAAATATGTTCGAAAAATTCAAGGTTTTTCTTGGTCTGGAAGATTCGGAATCGGTAAACGGTCCTGCGGAACAGACTGGCAGAAAATCCAACCAGAAGAATGCTTCCACTATAAGTCTGTCGTATTTCAAAAAAGGTTTCTCGGAAGTAAAAATTATCTCTCCCAAAAAATACTCTGATGCTCTTAATATAGCTAATCTTTTAAAAGAAGAAACCCCCATGATTGTTAATTTTCAGTATTTGGATTCAATGAATATGAAAAGGTTTATGGATTTCATTTCCGGGACAATTTATTCATTGAACGGCCATTTGGCAAGGCTCACCGATAATATAATCATGTTAACTCCAGCCAAGATTATTATTACTGAGGACCAGCCTGAAAAAACTGTAGAAACTTTAAAAAACAATGCCAACGAAGAAATAGTAGTAAGTCTAATAAATAACAATTGA